In Rhodoferax koreense, a genomic segment contains:
- a CDS encoding GlcG/HbpS family heme-binding protein: MKTKAVLELADVKAIAAAAEAEAVKNNWAVSIAIVDDGGHLLWLQRLDGAAALTSHIAPAKAHTSALGRRESKAYEDIVNGGRTAYLSVPEIQGLLEGGVPIVKDGHCIGAVGVSGVKSTEDAQIAKAGIAAIGL; encoded by the coding sequence ATGAAAACCAAAGCCGTGCTCGAACTCGCCGACGTCAAGGCCATTGCCGCCGCTGCCGAGGCCGAAGCCGTCAAGAACAACTGGGCGGTGTCCATCGCCATCGTCGACGATGGTGGCCACCTGCTGTGGCTGCAGCGCCTGGACGGTGCCGCGGCGCTCACGTCCCACATCGCCCCGGCCAAGGCGCACACCTCGGCGCTGGGCCGGCGCGAGAGCAAGGCTTACGAAGACATCGTCAATGGCGGCCGTACGGCTTACCTGAGCGTGCCCGAAATCCAGGGCCTGCTCGAAGGCGGCGTGCCCATTGTCAAGGACGGCCATTGCATCGGCGCGGTGGGCGTGAGCGGCGTGAAGTCGACGGAAGACGCGCAGATCGCCAAGGCAGGCATCGCGGCGATCGGCTTGTAA